From Mytilus galloprovincialis chromosome 9, xbMytGall1.hap1.1, whole genome shotgun sequence, the proteins below share one genomic window:
- the LOC143044946 gene encoding uncharacterized protein LOC143044946: protein MEKGGRSVASNLSRQETFDTDSKFTARSKSGSVKRGDLSLPVIGPRHLVRQNSPDRVQNKHSDRESSPDAVFGKGIHSDRTYTANLLGRSRDDIFDEKTPYKVRNRKYPDISEDTDSIKVSKLDELKKSVINKHVKEKRKVDTKSVESGDSSKENKIIGAKESPIKEVKAKSTNTSKNDNSLKENKIKEKNTLESNTTSKDSKLNDKKNLNISTVIKERKSNENKPLDKAVTVKERKINDKKTVESAVLRNDKKTLVNTNSSNKSNEQKDIKPTKRETSVDSSVPQLKQLKRTIQEKSSDKANKDKSSEPKLGKRETLRDKLTSTPISDYTSNTAIRPVKTTKASVSKVQIKETKPVESIKKEEIKRPKENLTQSTKTIALKSTQKVENKVVREQLNLKSENKLSRTQTTETVDRKYEETKRNRLKNINSVATTEEISASKKVTKDTHTNSKRQNHSLNERKPSLDSLESGFASYRQNDNRQGKGDDVISLLTVTDTEVGKPPENTVLDRPRSDKSRVSLRSEQDPTDKFKGNRLMEPVVQRKPGSERMTESYESIYEERRTLLEAEGTYRKRIKQLEDEMNQFLKTIDDLRSENRALRNRIDSLENSENSGGNHENEQLNLTIQSLQAQNKLIESKHDKTEAKIANLEKERDKLTSENIDLTSKLTDIQVKYSKADNDLAKLRLEQKSDSSKFDKEFAQLRNDLKTEQSVRKKLEDQNTIMKTDKDVLKDEVAALRSLNKNLEAINEEFKNENITTGELPNKEKMELKSQIITLQTDNQSLNEENIRLKAEHLKQVKSIHDLEKTAKSFESSVTAVESSKITEIQDLQNENAKLKSEIKDLKETHADANNKIKSLESENKVLDETLSQKKVELSELMTALKDDDKFDSEIKRLRAENDRLKTECEEKDKKADDSSKHLQEIKIEKDKFETEKNKLNKRINEMLEINEEQKKQMADLQEKLEFGKQEIESNKEKLKQIDKYENELSDLKSKLHNTEKERDRLIKQKQEEIDDLKLKMERNDVNHKEQIDALKMEYEKEIDELKKKVDFLQKEIEELRQLKAVESQLLETNDELMKVKEKYSQMVTEVESKSDLEQRNFQMNMRMTQMNNTIKQLERDKKEWLIKKQEFDEVEANNKRLQDENIGLKQRGGIKKVSKQIDKQIEFLERKQKDAETRVKQLEGWVGDLYDDDDESHNRATYVGSLQGRKTQPAKKKQPFTKASKPPKTTIRIDHDRPRSLDDVQVREKDIYEKRSEKSEKFSHSSTPSLPAIEPETRLTFGLGYSQIHRSRIKAAQKYRK, encoded by the coding sequence ATGGAAAAGGGAGGTCGCAGCGTTGCCAGTAATTTGTCCCGTCAAGAAACTTTTGACACAGACTCTAAGTTTACAGCACGCTCTAAGAGCGGGAGTGTGAAAAGAGGAGATTTGTCGCTTCCGGTTATTGGTCCACGTCATCTAGTCCGACAAAATTCACCTGACAGAGTTCAAAATAAGCATAGTGATAGAGAATCTTCTCCAGACGCAGTCTTCGGCAAGGGTATTCACAGTGATAGGACGTACACGGCAAATTTACTTGGAAGGTCGCGTGACGACATTTTCGATGAAAAAACTCCATATAAGGTCCGAAACCGAAAATATCCAGATATATCTGAAGACACTGATTCTATCAAGGTGTCAAAATTAGACGAACTAAAAAAATCAGTGATCAATAAACAcgttaaagaaaaaagaaaagttgACACTAAAAGTGTTGAAAGTGGTGATTCTTcgaaggaaaataaaataattggtgCTAAAGAATCTCCAATAAAAGAAGTCAAAGCAAAATCTACAAAtacttcaaaaaatgacaattctTTGAAGGAAAATAAGATAAAAGAGAAAAACACGCTAGAAAGTAATACTACTTCAAAGGATAGTAAACTTAATGATAAGAAAAATTTGAATATCAGTACAGTAATAAAGGAGCGTAAAAGTAACGAAAACAAACCTTTGGACAAAGCTGTAACAGTGAAAGAACGTAAAATCAACGATAAGAAAACTGTAGAAAGTGCTGTTTTAAGAAACGATAAGAAAACATTGGTGAATACTAATTCATCTAATAAGTCGAACGAACAAAAGGATATTAAACCAACAAAGAGAGAGACTTCTGTAGATTCAAGTGTACCTCagttaaaacagttaaaaagaaCAATACAAGAAAAATCCAGTGATAAAGCCAATAAGGACAAATCAAGTGAGCCGAAACTAGGAAAGAGAGAGACACTTCGTGATAAACTTACAAGCACTCCAATTAGTGATTATACAAGTAATACTGCCATCAGACCAGTTAAAACAACCAAAGCCTCAGTTTCTAAAGtacaaattaaagaaacaaaGCCAGTTGAAAGCATTAAGAAGGAAGAAATCAAACGCCCAAAAGAAAATCTAACTCAATCGACTAAAACAATAGCACTGAAGAGTactcaaaaagttgaaaacaaaGTTGTTCGAGAGCAGCTTAATTTGAAATCAGAAAACAAACTTTCAAGAACACAAACAACTGAAACAGTTGATAGAAAATACGAAGAAACTAAAAGAAACCGATTGAAAAATATTAACAGTGTTGCCACTACTGAGGAAATTAGTGCATCGAAAAAAGTTACAAAAGATACACATACAAATTCAAAGCGACAAAATCATTCATTGAACGAGCGTAAGCCGTCGTTGGATTCGCTCGAATCGGGTTTTGCTTCATATCGACAAAACGATAATAGACAAggaaaaggagatgatgtgatttCACTTTTGACGGTAACGGACACTGAAGTGGGTAAACCGCCGGAAAACACCGTACTTGATCGACCGCGAAGTGATAAAAGTCGCGTTAGTTTAAGGTCTGAACAGGATCCGACTGATAAGTTCAAAGGTAATCGTCTAATGGAACCAGTCGTTCAGAGGAAACCAGGATCCGAAAGAATGACGGAATCGTACGAATCAATTTACGAGGAACGGAGAACTCTTCTGGAGGCCGAAGGGACATATCGAAAACGTATAAAACAACTCGAAGATGAAATGAATCAGTTCTTGAAAACTATTGACGATCTGCGATCAGAAAACCGAGCACTAAGAAATAGAATTGACTCACTTGAAAATTCTGAAAATTCTGGAGGTAATCATGAAAACGAACAATTGAATTTAACGATACAGTCTCTTCAAGCACAGAATAAACTGATTGAATCAAAGCATGATAAAACAGAAGCTAAAATAGCAAACCTCGAAAAAGAAAGGGACAAACTTACCTCTGAAAATATTGACTTAACATCGAAACTAACTGATATTCAAGTTAAATATAGCAAGGCTGACAATGACTTGGCAAAACTGAGATTGGAACAAAAAAGTGACTCAAGTAAGTTCGACAAAGAATTTGCTCAATTGAGGAATGATTTGAAAACGGAACAGTCAGTGCGAAAAAAACTAGAGGATCAAAATACAATTATGAAAACGGACAAAGACGTGTTGAAGGACGAAGTTGCTGCGCTGCGTTCACTAAACAAGAACTTAGAAGCAATAAATGAagaattcaaaaatgaaaatattactacTGGTGAACTgccaaataaagaaaaaatggaaCTAAAATCACAGATTATAACACTTCAAACTGATAATCAATCTTTAAACGAAGAAAACATCAGGTTAAAAGCTGAACACTTGAAACAAGTTAAGTCAATTCATGATTTAGAGAAGACCGCAAAATCTTTCGAATCTAGTGTAACAGCAGTAGAATCttcaaaaataacagaaattcaGGATTTGCAAAACGAGAATGCGAAACTAAAATCAGAAATCAAAGATTTGAAAGAAACCCATGCTGATGCAAATAATAAGATAAAATCTCTAGAATCCGAAAATAAAGTTCTAGACGAAACTCTGTCTCAAAAGAAAGTCGAATTGTCAGAGTTGATGACAGCCCTAAAAGACGATGACAAATTTGATAGTGAGATAAAAAGACTAAGAGCAGAAAATGACCGATTAAAAACTGAATGTGAGGAGAAAGATAAAAAAGCAGATGATTCTAGTAAACATTTAcaggaaataaagatagaaaaagaCAAATTTGAAACGGAGAAAAACAAACTTAATAAAAGGATTAATGAAATGCTAGAAATAAACGAAGAGCAAAAGAAGCAAATGGCGGATTTACAAGAAAAACTTGAGTTTGGAAAGCAAGAAATAGAATCTAACAAAGAAAAGCTTAAACAAATAGATAAGTATGAAAACGAATTATCAGATTTGAAATCAAAACTTCATAACACAGAAAAAGAAAGAGATAGActtattaaacaaaaacaagaagAGATAGACGACCtcaaattaaaaatggaaagaaACGATGTGAATCACAAAGAGCAAATAGATGCATTGAAAATGGAATATGAAAAAGAAATCGACGAACTGAAAAAGAAAGTAGATTTTTTGCAAAAAGAGATCGAAGAGTTAAGACAGTTGAAAGCCGTCGAGAGCCAactgttagaaacaaatgatgaACTTATGAAAGTAAAAGAGAAATATTCGCAAATGGTTACGGAAGTCGAGTCAAAGTCGGATTTGGAACAGAGAAATTTCCAAATGAACATGAGAATGACTCAAATGAATAATACCATCAAGCAGTTAGAAAGAGATAAAAAGGAATGGCTTATCAAAAAGCAAGAGTTTGACGAAGTTGAAGCTAATAATAAACGTTTACAGGATGAAAACATTGGACTCAAGCAACGTGGAGGTATAAAAAAAGTTTCTAAACAAATTGACAAGCAAATAGAATTTTTAGAACGCAAACAGAAAGATGCAGAAACACGTGTCAAACAATTAGAGGGTTGGGTAGGCGATTTatatgatgatgatgacgaaAGTCACAACCGTGCAACTTATGTTGGTAGTTTGCAAGGAAGAAAAACACAACCTGCTAAGAAAAAGCAACCCTTCACAAAAGCTTCTAAACCACCAAAAACAACAATTAGAATCGACCATGACCGCCCAAGAAGTTTGGATGATGTTCAAGTAAGGGAGAAAGACATTTACGAAAAGAGATCAGAAAAATCTGAGAAATTTTCCCATTCCTCCACTCCGAGCTTGCCCGCTATTGAACCAGAAACAAGATTAACTTTTGGTTTAGGTTATAGTCAAATACATAGAAGTCGAATTAAAGCTGCTCAAAAGTATAGGAAGTAG